In Xanthomonas campestris pv. phormiicola, the DNA window CAAATGGAAAACCCCGCGCTATCTGCGACGGTCGCCGCGCTCGCACGACTGGCCGCCGACGGCGCGGAAGCGTCGACGATCGCGGCGTCCATCACGTCGACGTGGCGGCAGATCGAACAGGCGCTGACGCCGATCCTGGGCGCACGCGGCGTGGCCGCGCTGTTCAAACGCGCCCTGTTCCTGAGCAAGGACCGCTTCCCGTGGCTGGAAGAGGCCTTCGCCGCGACCGAGGCGTCCAGCGAACAGGGGGCGCTCGACGTCTTCGGCCTGGTACTGAGCCGGCAAGGCGCCGCCATCGCGGCCGCTGGTGCTGGCGCCTTTCTTTCGACCTTTCATGGCGTGCTGGTCAGCATGATCGGCGCAACCCTCACCGAACGGCTTTTGCAGTCGGTGTGGGTCACCTTTTCCAGCGGACCTCCCGCGCAGGACATCTCTTCATGAGCAGCAAAGTCGCCATTCACTGCCTGCAGACCGGCGTTCCCGGACTCGACGCGGTCTTGGGTGGAGGATTGCCCGAATTCTCGTTCAACCTGATCGCCGGACCGCCCGGCTGCGGCAAGACCACGCTCGCGCACCAGATGATGTTCGCGCTGGCCACGCCGGAGCGTCCGGCACTGTACTTCACCGTGCTCGGCGAGCCGCCGCTGAAGATGCTGCGCTACCAGCAGCAGTTCGACTTCTTCGACGCCGCCGCGATCAACGCCACGATCCACTTCGTCAACCTCTCCGAGGAAACCCTGGCCGGCGATCTGGACCGGGTGCTGGCGCGCATCGTCGCCGAGGTGGAGGCGCACGGCCCATCGCTGGTGTTCGTCGATTCGTTCCGCTCGGTGGCGCTGGCCAGCACCGCCGACGGCAACCTGCACAACAACCTGCAGCGCTTCATCCAGCAACTGGGCATGATGATGACCAGCTGGCAGGCGACCACGTTCCTGATCGGCGAATACTTCGTCGAGTCCGATCCCAATCCGGTGTTCACCGTGGCCGATGGGCTGATCTGGTTGCGGCAGAGCGTGCAGCGCAACTCGATGGTGCGCAAGATGGAGATCATGAAGATGCGCGGCAAGCCGTCGCTGCCGGGACTGCACACGTTCCGCATCGACGGTTCCGGCGTGCGCGTGTTCGCGCCGGTGCCGGCGCTGCCGCTGGGCGCACCGGCGCCACAGGCCGGCGCGCGCCTGCCGATGGGCGTGCCGGAACTGGACGCGATGCTCGGCGGCGGCCTGCCGCAGGGCTATTCGCTGCTGGTGGCCGGTCCGTCCGGCTCCGGCAAGAGCCTGCTCGCCGCCGCGTTCCTGGCCGAAGGCGCGCGCCAGGGCGACAGCGGCGTGCTGGTCGCCTTCGAGCAGCAGCCGCGGCGTTCGCGCATCCCGGCGCTGGCGGCGTTGATCGACAGCGGCCAGGTCGGCGTGGTCGACAGCCGTGCGCCGGACCTGTCGATCGACGAGATCCTGCTGTTGCTGGTCGCGGAGATCGAGCGGCTCGGCGCCACCCGCGTGGTGATCGATTCGCTGTCCGCGTTCGAGCTGGCGTTGGCGCCGACGTTTCGCCAAGACTTCCGCGAATCGCTGTCGCGCATGGTGGTGGCCCTGGCCGCGACCGGCGTCACCGTGCTGATGACCTCGGAACTGGAAGACCGCTACACCGACCTGCGCTTCAGCCCGTACGGCACCGCGTTCATGACCGATGCGATCATCGTGCAGCGCTACATCGAGGTGGAAAGCCGCTTGCGCCGGGTCATGGCGGTGGTCAAGGTGCGCGCCAGCGCACACTCGGACGCGCTGCGGGAATTCCATATCGACGACACCGGCATCCGCATCGGCGCGGCGCTGCCGCAACAGGAAGGCCTGCTCGGCGGCCGGCCGATGCGCAAGTCCGGCGTGCACGACGCCCTCGACACGAGCTGACCCAGCATGCAGACGCCTCCGGAACAGCCCACCATCGATGTAGCCCGGCTCGAGCTCTCGCATCTGCGCCGCCAATCGTTGGTCGCGCGGCTGGAGTTGCACCGGCTGCAAGCGGACCTGAGCGCGCTGAAGGACCATGCGTCGCACGAGCTTGCGACCGATCTGAAAGCGGCCAACGAACGCCTGGTGTTGACCACGCTGCGCGCCCAGGCGCAGGTAGCGACCTACGAACTGGCGCTGGAGGACGCGACGCGCCATGCCAAGCGCGACGCACTGACCGGTCTGCCGAACCGTGAACTGCTGTTCGAACGGCTCAACCAGGCCATCACCGCGGCGCACGCGCAACATAGCCGCATCGCCGTGCTGTTCCTGGATCTGAACGAATTCAAGCAGGTCAACGACCTGCTCGGACACGCCACCGGCGATGTGTTCCTGCGCCTGGCCGCCGAACGCATCAGCAGCATCGTCGATGCGCATGTCACCGTGGCGCGCTACGGCGGCGACGAGTTCGTCGTGGTGCTGACCGGGCTGAGCACCAAGGCCTATGCCGCGGCGACGGCGACCGCGCTGATCGAGGCCTTCGCGCAGCCGGCGGTCGCCGGCGAGGACACGCTGCGGCTCGGCGTGAGCATCGGCATCAGCCTGTATCCGGACCACGCCGACAACGTCGAAGCCTTGCTGATGCATGCCGACGACGCCATGTATTGCGCCAAACGCCTGTCGACGGCGCGCTTCGAGTTCTACGATCCGCGCCTGGTCGGCGAACTGCATGCGCACCGCAACGCGTTGGGCGCCAAGACATGGGCAATCGACGCAGACCCGACCGCCTCCGCGCACGAGAGCGAACGACATGCGCAGCTGCGCCAGGCCAACGAGCACCTGGTGCTGGCCGCGTTGAGCGCGCAGGAGCTGCAGGCGGGCGCCGAGAAGGCCTACCAGCGGCAAAGCGAATTCCTGGCGTTCGTGGCGCACGAACTGCGCAATCCGCTGACCCCGATCGGCATTGCCGGATCGATGCTGGCCACCCTGCCCCCCGACAATCTGCTGCGCATGCAACGGATCATCGAGCACGAAGTCGCGCACATGGCGCGCCTGATCGGGGATCTGCTCGACCTGTCGCGGGTACGCACCGGCAAGCTGCGCTTGATCAAGGAACCGATGGACCTGCGCGAAACCGTCATGGAAGCGGTCAATGCCTGCCGTCCGGCGATGAACGCGCGCATGCAGACACTGGCATTGAACACCCCCGAGCACGCGCTGGAGATTTCCGGCGACCGCGTGCGCCTGTCGCAGGTACTGCGCAATCTGCTCGACAACGCCTCCAAATACACACCCGAGCACGGCCAATTGACGCTGGAACTGCAGCAGCTCGCCGATCAGGCGCTGCTGATCGTCTCCGACACCGGCATCGGCATCTCCGCGCAAGCCCTGCCGCTGGTGTTCGAACCGTTCGTGCAGGACACGCATGCGATCGGTTTCAACAGCGGCGGCATGGGCATCGGATTGACCGTGGTGCGCGAGATCGTGACCGCACACGGCGGCACGGTGGTCGCCAGCAGCGCCGGACTGGATCACGGCAGCGCGTTCAGCGTGTCGCTGCCGCTGTAGCCGACACGCACGCGGCGCAGCATCGCTGCACACACGATGACGACGCGATCTTGGCCGTGCCTTTACCCACCGACGTGCAAGGTGTTCCTTCCCCCGAAGCAGGACACCGCCATGCCGGTTCCAAACTATCCCTACCCGCCCTTCAAGACGCAGCAGCAGTCGTTCCCCGGCCTGACCGACAAGATGGATCCGAAGCCGGACCACGGCGAGGACAGCTACCTCGGCCACGGCCTGCTGCAGGGCAAGCGCACGCTGATCACCGGCGGCGACAGCGGCATCGGCGCGGCGGTGGCCATCGCCTATGCGCGCGAAGGCGCCGATGTGGCCATCGCCTATCTGCCGAGCGAGCAACACGACGCCGAGCGTATCGGCAAGCTCATCGAAGCCGCCGGCGTGCGCGTGCTGCTGCAGCCCTGCGACGTCAGCGACCGCGCGCAGGCACAGGCATTGATCGCAACCGTGGCCGAACGTTTCGGCGGGCTCGACGTGCTGGTCAACAACGCCGCCTACCAGCGTTACTTCCACAGTTTCGAGGAGATCACCCTCGACGAGTGGGAGAAGACCTTCGCCACCAACGTGCACGCGCCGTTCCACCTGGTGCAGCTGGCGGTGCCGCATATGCCCGAAGGCGGTTCGATCATCAACACCGCCTCGGTCAACTCGAAGAAGCCGACCCCGAACATCCTGCCCTATTCCAGCACCAAGGGCGCGGTCGCCAACCTGACCATCGGCCTGGCCGGCTTGCTCGCCGACAAGAAGATCCGGGTCAACGCGGTATTGCCCGGTCCGATCTGGACCCCGTTCATTCCCGCCGGCATGGACGAAGAGTCGGTGAAGGAGTTCGGCTCGCAGACCCCGTTCGGCCGCCCAGGACAACCGGCGGAACTGGCCTCGGCCTATGTGCTGCTCGCCGCCGATACCTCCAGCTACACCTCCGGCACCCTGCTCACCATTGCCGGCGGCGCGGTCACGTTGTAGCCGCGGCAGCGCGGCCGGCCGATTGCCGCGACAGCGGCGATCCCTGGCCGCTATCGTCATTGCGAAGCCGCCGCACCGGCGGTTTCGCCTCGCTGCGCAGAATCCCCGCGTAGCACACCCTGGAAAAAAGCGGCCACGCCAGCGCGGTTACGCGCGTCCATGCGCACCGCGCACGTCAGCATGCACACAAACGGCGAAACCGCGCTGCGGCGCGCGATGTTTCCGCGGTGCCGAAGAGGCGTCTTCCTCCGGCATCGGCCACCACGACCGTGGTGGCGCCCATTGCCGCGTTCAGCGTTTTCCAGGCCGCACCCCCATGCGGACGCTCATCGCAAAGCATTCACCCTGCATTGCATTCGCGCTAACGCGGCGAGGTCTAGCGTGGGGCCTCAGCAGGGGAATACGGCAGACGCTTGTCGCAGCGAACGCGCGGCGCCCTCATCTGGAGACACGTTCATGGCCCGAAGCAACACCGAGCGCTTGTTGAAATGGCTGCAGGACGCTTACGCAATGGAACGGGAAGCGAACACGATGCTGACCGCCACCGCAGGCCGCCTGGAGCACTATCCGGAGCTCAAGGCGCGCATCCAGCAGCACATCGCCGAGACCCGCGACCAGTCCGAGCAGGTGAAGCGCTGCATCGAACTGCTCGATGGCTCGGTGCCCACGCTCAAGGGCGCCGTGGCCAGCGTGCTGGCGACGCTGCATGCCGCCGGCAATTCGATGATGAGCGACGAAGTGGCCAAGAGCCTGGGCATCAGCTATGCCTTCGAACACATGGAGGTGGCCGCGTATCGCGCGCTGGTCATCGCCGCCAAGGAAGCCGAGCAAGCGCAGATCGCGCGGATCTGCGCGGCCATTCTCGACCAGGAGATCGCCATGGCCGAGTGGCTGATCGAACACCAGGAGGCCACGATACTGGCCTTCCTGAAACGCGAGCGAACCGAAGGCCGGACCGCCAAACACTAGGCGGCCGGGCAGGACCGTTGCACGCACCATCCCGCACGCCCTCATCACCCAACCACGGAGATCCATCGACATGGCCATCAAGACCATCGACGACCTGTTCCTGCACGAACTGTCCGACATCTACAGCGCGGAGAAGCAACTGTCCAAGGCATTGCCGAAGCTCGCCCGCGCATCCACCGATCCGGCGCTGCGCGCGGCGTTCGAGACGCATCTGGAAGAAACCCAGGGCCAGATCGAGCGCATCGACCAGATCGTGGAGAAGCTCGAGCTGCGCCTGAAGCGCATCAAGTGCGCGGCGATGGAAGGCCTGGTGGAGGAAGGCAAGGAAGTGATCGAATCGATCGAGGCCGGCCCGGTGCGCGATGCCGCGCTGATCGGCGGTGCGCAGAAGGTCGAGCACTACGAGATCGCCTCCTACGGCACGCTGGCGGCGATGGCCAAACAGCTGGGCAAGGCCGATGCGCTCAAGCTGCTGCTGGAGACGCTGCAGGAAGAGAAGTCCACCGACGAAAAGCTGACCCTGCTCGCCGAGCAAGGCGGCAACCAGGCGGCCGCGCAGAAGCGCAAGGCCGCCTGATCGCCCCACCGCGGCGCCGATTCCCGGCGCCGCGGCTCCTGGACGCCGCCACCGGCAGCATGCCGAATCGCTCCTGGGCCTGGGCATTTTTGCAAAGGCATGCAGCAAACCGATGAGACGTTTCGTACAGGCCTTCGGCATCGGGGACGCCCTGCCCGCGCAGTTGGACCCACCACTGCGTGCGGGGCTTGCGGCCTATCCTGACCACTACACCCTGGGCAAGGGCGACGTCGCCACGGCGCTGGTCTGCCGCGATGGGGCCGCCCAGGCGGAGCGCCTGCAATGGAGCATCGTGCCGCGCTGGTCGAAGACGCCGGACACGCCCTACACCACCGTCACCGCGCGGCTGGAGCGCGCAGCGCGCAGTCGCATCTTCGCTGCGCCGTGGAAGAGCCAGCACTGCGTGATCCCGCTGTCCGGCGACTGCAAATGGGACCACAGCCGAAAGCCGGCGCAGCCGTATTACATCCACCACGCCGAGGGCGAAGTGCTGTTGGCAGCCGGATTGTGGGAGCGCGGCGAACCGGCCTTGCTCAGCTTCAGCGTGCTGACCCATGCCAACGCCGCGATTCCCCCGCCGCTGACCGCGGATGGACCGATCTTCCTGAGCGGCGAGCGTTGCCGCAGCTGGCTGCGCGGGCCGCGCCTGTTCCCCACGGCGTTGCTGGCGCGGGCACCGTAACCGCGGCTGCTGGCCTATCCGGTGTCGTCGGCCTACCAGCGCCGCGAGCGCAACGACCACACCTTGCTGGAGCCGGTGGACGCCGCTGCCGCGGCGCACGATGGCGGCGATGCGGAAGAGGAAGAGGACGACGCGTGACACGCGCGGCGTGGCGTGCTGCCCGCCGCGCCGGCGTCCATTGCGCTTGGCCACTGTGCAGAAACGACGACGCCGATGCATTGCGGCATCGGCGTCGTTTCAGGCCACGCGTCGGTTGCCGCCGCCGTGGCGCGGACTCAGAACTCTTCCCACTCCGAGCTTTCCACCAGCGCGCCGCCGGGCTTGCTCCGCGCCAGCGGGCGTGCAGCCGGCGCCGGCGCTTTCTTGACCGGCGCACGCGCGGCGGCGACCGCGCGGACCGGGGCCTGGACCGCCGCCGGCCTGGGCGCGAGCGCGGCCACCGGCCGGGCGGCGCCGGCGAGGCGGAACACCGCCACCGCGCGGGTCAGGTCCGAGGCCTGGTCTTCCATGCTCTTCGCCGCCGCGGTGGCTTCCTCCACCAGCGCCGCGTTCTGCTGGGTGGTCTCGTCCAGCTGCATCACCGTCTTGCTGACCTGCTCGATGCCCGAACTCTGCTCGGCGCTGGCCGCGGAGATCTCGGCCATGATGTCGGTGACCCGCTTCACCGAGGTCACCACCTCGGCCATGGTGGTGCCGGCACGCGCGACCAGGGTCGACCCCTGCTCCACTTCCTGCACCGAGTCGGAGATCAGGGTCTTGATCTCCTTGGCCGCCGCCGCCGAACGCTGCGCCAGCGAGCGTACCTCGCTGGCCACCACCGCGAAGCCGCGGCCCTGCTCGCCGGCACGCGCGGCTTCCACCGCGGCGTTCAACGCCAGGATGTTGGTCTGGAAGGCGATGCCGTCGATGACGCCGATGATGTCGGCGATGCGCGCGGAGGCGGCGCTGATCGAGGCCATCGTGGTGACCACGTCCTCGACCACGCGGCCGCCGCTCTCGGCCACTTCGCCGGCGCCCAGCACCAACTGGTTGGCCTGGCGCGCGCTGTCGGCGTTCTGCTTGACCGTGGAGGTCAGCTCTTCCATCGACGCGGCGGTCTCTTCCAGGCTCGCCGCCTGCTGCTCGGTGCGCACCGACAGATCGCTGTTGCCGCTGGCGATCTCGCCGGCCGCGGTGTTGATCGACTCGGCCGAACGCTGGATGCCTTGCACGATCGTGGTCAGCTGCTCGGCGGTGCGGTTGGCGGCATCGGCCAGCTGCCCGAACGCGCCCTCGTAGCGCACGTCCACGCGCTGCGACAGATCGCCGTCGGCGATCGCGCCCATGATCCGGCCCACGTCGGCCAGGCCGCTTTCGGCCTGCCGCATCAGCCGGTTCAGCGCTTCCACCATTTCCTTGAACGCGAACTGGTAGCGCGCCTCGTCGCCGCGTGCGGAGAAATCGCCGCGTGCGGCCGCGTCGGCCAGGCGCGCGATGTCGCCGTTGATCGCCGACAGGTTGCGCTTCACCGCATCCAGCGCTTCGTGCAGCGCGGCGCGCTGGCCCGGCAGGCGGCGCATGTCGCGGCGCAGATCGCCGCGGCCGTACTCGCCCATGATCGTCATCGCCTCGATGATCGCGTCCAGATGTTCGAACAGCGCGGTGTTCATGCCGTGCGCCAGGGTGCCGTAATCGCCGGGGAAATCCTCCGGCATGCGGTGGCTGATGTCGTCGCCCTGCTGCAGCCGCACCAGGGTCTGC includes these proteins:
- a CDS encoding diguanylate cyclase; the encoded protein is MQTPPEQPTIDVARLELSHLRRQSLVARLELHRLQADLSALKDHASHELATDLKAANERLVLTTLRAQAQVATYELALEDATRHAKRDALTGLPNRELLFERLNQAITAAHAQHSRIAVLFLDLNEFKQVNDLLGHATGDVFLRLAAERISSIVDAHVTVARYGGDEFVVVLTGLSTKAYAAATATALIEAFAQPAVAGEDTLRLGVSIGISLYPDHADNVEALLMHADDAMYCAKRLSTARFEFYDPRLVGELHAHRNALGAKTWAIDADPTASAHESERHAQLRQANEHLVLAALSAQELQAGAEKAYQRQSEFLAFVAHELRNPLTPIGIAGSMLATLPPDNLLRMQRIIEHEVAHMARLIGDLLDLSRVRTGKLRLIKEPMDLRETVMEAVNACRPAMNARMQTLALNTPEHALEISGDRVRLSQVLRNLLDNASKYTPEHGQLTLELQQLADQALLIVSDTGIGISAQALPLVFEPFVQDTHAIGFNSGGMGIGLTVVREIVTAHGGTVVASSAGLDHGSAFSVSLPL
- a CDS encoding ferritin-like domain-containing protein, producing the protein MAIKTIDDLFLHELSDIYSAEKQLSKALPKLARASTDPALRAAFETHLEETQGQIERIDQIVEKLELRLKRIKCAAMEGLVEEGKEVIESIEAGPVRDAALIGGAQKVEHYEIASYGTLAAMAKQLGKADALKLLLETLQEEKSTDEKLTLLAEQGGNQAAAQKRKAA
- a CDS encoding SDR family oxidoreductase; the encoded protein is MPVPNYPYPPFKTQQQSFPGLTDKMDPKPDHGEDSYLGHGLLQGKRTLITGGDSGIGAAVAIAYAREGADVAIAYLPSEQHDAERIGKLIEAAGVRVLLQPCDVSDRAQAQALIATVAERFGGLDVLVNNAAYQRYFHSFEEITLDEWEKTFATNVHAPFHLVQLAVPHMPEGGSIINTASVNSKKPTPNILPYSSTKGAVANLTIGLAGLLADKKIRVNAVLPGPIWTPFIPAGMDEESVKEFGSQTPFGRPGQPAELASAYVLLAADTSSYTSGTLLTIAGGAVTL
- a CDS encoding ferritin-like domain-containing protein — protein: MARSNTERLLKWLQDAYAMEREANTMLTATAGRLEHYPELKARIQQHIAETRDQSEQVKRCIELLDGSVPTLKGAVASVLATLHAAGNSMMSDEVAKSLGISYAFEHMEVAAYRALVIAAKEAEQAQIARICAAILDQEIAMAEWLIEHQEATILAFLKRERTEGRTAKH
- a CDS encoding methyl-accepting chemotaxis protein, with product MRRRIANLPMTRKFVVLCTLLAIGVILLAVAAARLQYLDLVAARKQTVKTQVDMGISVMQHYADQARRGEITLAQAKQAAEATLADMKTNGGVDYFFIVDPQMRILMHPKRKVGTDMTDYKSDAGEYVYRDIRTALTSGDGFSYYNSPKPGKQEQLPKISYAKLYPQWNWVLVMGVYAEDIQVEALGFTKILTGIGAALVGLVVGLCWLIASAIVTPLRAATRTAEAIASGRFDNTIKVESRDETGQLMASMQQMQTQLQRFNGEMQTLVRLQQGDDISHRMPEDFPGDYGTLAHGMNTALFEHLDAIIEAMTIMGEYGRGDLRRDMRRLPGQRAALHEALDAVKRNLSAINGDIARLADAAARGDFSARGDEARYQFAFKEMVEALNRLMRQAESGLADVGRIMGAIADGDLSQRVDVRYEGAFGQLADAANRTAEQLTTIVQGIQRSAESINTAAGEIASGNSDLSVRTEQQAASLEETAASMEELTSTVKQNADSARQANQLVLGAGEVAESGGRVVEDVVTTMASISAASARIADIIGVIDGIAFQTNILALNAAVEAARAGEQGRGFAVVASEVRSLAQRSAAAAKEIKTLISDSVQEVEQGSTLVARAGTTMAEVVTSVKRVTDIMAEISAASAEQSSGIEQVSKTVMQLDETTQQNAALVEEATAAAKSMEDQASDLTRAVAVFRLAGAARPVAALAPRPAAVQAPVRAVAAARAPVKKAPAPAARPLARSKPGGALVESSEWEEF
- a CDS encoding AAA family ATPase, which gives rise to MSSKVAIHCLQTGVPGLDAVLGGGLPEFSFNLIAGPPGCGKTTLAHQMMFALATPERPALYFTVLGEPPLKMLRYQQQFDFFDAAAINATIHFVNLSEETLAGDLDRVLARIVAEVEAHGPSLVFVDSFRSVALASTADGNLHNNLQRFIQQLGMMMTSWQATTFLIGEYFVESDPNPVFTVADGLIWLRQSVQRNSMVRKMEIMKMRGKPSLPGLHTFRIDGSGVRVFAPVPALPLGAPAPQAGARLPMGVPELDAMLGGGLPQGYSLLVAGPSGSGKSLLAAAFLAEGARQGDSGVLVAFEQQPRRSRIPALAALIDSGQVGVVDSRAPDLSIDEILLLLVAEIERLGATRVVIDSLSAFELALAPTFRQDFRESLSRMVVALAATGVTVLMTSELEDRYTDLRFSPYGTAFMTDAIIVQRYIEVESRLRRVMAVVKVRASAHSDALREFHIDDTGIRIGAALPQQEGLLGGRPMRKSGVHDALDTS
- a CDS encoding SOS response-associated peptidase gives rise to the protein MRRFVQAFGIGDALPAQLDPPLRAGLAAYPDHYTLGKGDVATALVCRDGAAQAERLQWSIVPRWSKTPDTPYTTVTARLERAARSRIFAAPWKSQHCVIPLSGDCKWDHSRKPAQPYYIHHAEGEVLLAAGLWERGEPALLSFSVLTHANAAIPPPLTADGPIFLSGERCRSWLRGPRLFPTALLARAP